One Fundulus heteroclitus isolate FHET01 chromosome 11, MU-UCD_Fhet_4.1, whole genome shotgun sequence DNA segment encodes these proteins:
- the exosc8 gene encoding exosome complex component RRP43, with the protein MAAGFKTAEPLEYHRSFLKENCRPDGRELSEFRTTTLNIGSISTADGSALVKMGNTTIICGIKAELANPTADAPGKGYIVPNVDLPPLCSSRFRPGPPGEQAQAASQFIADVIESSDLIKAEDLCVDRGKLCWVLYCDIMCLDYDGNILDACLIALLAALRNTQLPEVGINKETCLPEVDLEKRQKLHIHKHPVGASFCVFDDSILIVDPTDEEENLATAHLTVVTDEDGRLCSVHKPGGTPLSGEKLQECINRATARQREIHKLIDKVLDSVKTTQ; encoded by the exons atGGCGGCTGGCTTCAA GACTGCGGAGCCTCTGGAGTATCACAGAAGCTTTCTG AAAGAAAACTGTCGACCCGATGGACGGGAGCTGTCCGAATTCAGAACCACCACACTGAACATCG GATCCATATCCACGGCAGATGGCTCGGCACTGGTGAAGATGGGAAACACAACGATTATCTGTGGAATCAAAGCG GAGCTGGCCAACCCTACAGCAGACGCTCCTGGTAAAGGTTACATTG TGCCCAACGTGGACCTGCCGCCTCTGTGTTCGTCCCGCTTTCGGCCAGGTCCGCCAGGAGAACAGGCCCAGGCTGCCAGCCAGTTTATTGCTGACGTTATTGAAAG CTCTGACCTGATCAAAGCAGAGGACCTGTGCGTTGACAGAGGAAAG CTCTGCTGGGTGCTTTACTGCGACATTATGTGTCTCGACTATGATGGGAACATTTTGGATGCTTGCCTTATCGCTCTGCTGGCAGCCCTGAGGAACA CGCAGCTCCCAGAAGTCGGCATAAACAAAGAGACGTGTTTACCAGAGGTGGATTTGGAAAAGCGGCAAAAGCTTCATATTCACAAACATCCCGTCGGCGCTTCTTTTTGCGTGTTCGATGA CTCCATACTGATCGTAGACCCCACAGATGAGGAGGAGAATCTGGCAACCGCACATCTCACCGTGGTGACCGACGAGGACGGTCGTCTCTGCTCTGTACACAAACCAG GTGGAACTCCGCTGTCAGGAGAGAAGCTGCAGGAGTGCATCAACCGAGCGACAGCCCGACAGAGAGAGATCCACAAACTCATCGACAAGGTTCTAGACAGCGTGAAGACGACGCAGTGA
- the alg5 gene encoding dolichyl-phosphate beta-glucosyltransferase produces MDILWELVQALVALAVLGLIVVLVVAHLTAEMVNVTRHENEKYFLTATRERKPFPSLHDPFSRELSVVIPAYNEELRMPVMLDEAMQYLENRQKQNPSFTYEVIVVDDGSKDKTTEVALQYTDKYSADKVRVLTLVRNRGKGGAVRMGTLSSRGKLILMADADGATKFSDIEKVEAGLKDINTGSDNLAISCGSRAHLEKDSVAQRSVFRTFLMYGFHFLVWFLCVRGIKDTQCGFKLFTREAALKTFSSLHVERWAFDVELLYIAQCFKIPIAEVAVNWTEIEGSKLVPFWSWLQMGRDLIFIRLRYITGAWKLNSTHKTD; encoded by the exons ATGGACATCCTCTGGGAGCTAGTTCAAGCTCTTGTCGCTTTGGCAGTCCTCGGTTTGATTGTG gtgctTGTAGTCGCTCATTTGACTGCAGAGATGGTGAACGTGACACGCCACGAGAACGAGAAATACTTCCTCACAGCCACAAGAGAGAGGAAACCTTTCCCGAGTCTTCATGATCCGTTCTCCAGAGAGCTTTCTGTGGTGATACCTGCCTACAACGAGGAGCTCCGAA tgCCTGTGATGCTTGATGAAGCTATGCAGTACTTGGAAAACAGACAA AAACAAAACCCCTCTTTCACCTATGAGGTCATTGTGGTCGACGATGGCAGCAAAGACAAAACCACAGAG GTTGCTTTGCAGTACACCGACAAATACAGTGCAGACAAAGTGAGGGTCCTGACGCTGGTGAGGAACAGGGGGAAAGGAGGAGCAGTGCGAATG GGCACGCTGAGCTCCAGGGGGAAACTCATACTGATGGCAGATGCTGATGGAGCCACAAAGTTTTCTGACATTGAGAAAGTGGAGGCGGGGCTTAAAGACATCAACACTGGATCA GATAACTTAGCCATTTCCTGCGGTTCCAGAGCTCACCTAGAGAAAGACTCTGTCGCTCAG CGATCTGTGTTTCGTACATTCCTTATGTATGGCTTCCACTTCCTGGTGTGGTTCCTCTGTGTGAGGGGAATCAAGGACACACAGTGCGGCTTCAAGCTTTTCACACGCGAGGCCGCTCTCAAGACCTTCTCCTCTCTCCACGTGGAGCGATG GGCTTTTGATGTGGAGCTGCTGTACATTGCCCAGTGTTTTAAAATCCCCATAGCAGAAGTGGCGGTGAACTGGACTGAAATAGAAG GGTCCAAACTGGTCCCATTTTGGAGCTGGCTGCAGATGGGACGGGATCTGATTTTCATCCGCCTGCGCTACATCACCGGAGCCTGGAAACTGAACTCCACACATAAGACTGATTAG